From the genome of Lycorma delicatula isolate Av1 chromosome 11, ASM4794821v1, whole genome shotgun sequence, one region includes:
- the LOC142332573 gene encoding scoloptoxin SSD14-like, with protein MGGIITLEDLQRYKPKWREPTRTTLHGEQTVYASPPPGSGVLLAFFKNIIDGYKMDASSVSNINSTILTTHRMVEAFKYAFARRTELGDPDFVNITSFVNELTSKEYADYIRKQIRDDRTFNEASHYGTAHISVISPDGDAVSVTSTINLYFGAGITS; from the exons ATGGGTGGTATTATTACACTTGAAGATTTGCAGAGATACAA gccGAAATGGAGAGAACCGACCCGAACAACTTTACATGGAGAACAGACCGTGTACGCATCTCCACCTCCTGGCAGCGGagttttattagcattttttaaaaatataattgacggATATAAAATGGATGCTTCCAGCGTTTCTAACATTAATTCTACGATATTAACTACACATAGGATGGTTGAAGCCTTTAAATATGCTTTCGCTCGTAGAACAGAACTCGGCGATCCGGATTTTGTCAATATTACATCG ttcgTAAATGAGTTAACGTCGAAAGAGTATGCCGATTATATACGTAAACAAATAAGAGATGATCGTACGTTTAACGAAGCAAGTCATTATGGAACTGCTCATATCTCAGTTATATCACCAGATGGAGATGCAGTTTCTGTTACTAGCACCATTAATCTTTA